Proteins encoded together in one Variovorax paradoxus window:
- the nuoK gene encoding NADH-quinone oxidoreductase subunit NuoK, with product MTLTLGHFLSLGAMLFALSVIGIFLNRKNLIVLLMAIELMLLAVNMNFVAFSYYLGDMHGQIFVFFILTVAAAESAIGLALLVLLFRNKSNINVDELNSLKG from the coding sequence ATGACGCTCACGCTCGGACACTTTCTTTCGCTTGGCGCAATGCTCTTTGCGCTATCGGTGATCGGCATTTTCCTGAACCGCAAGAACCTCATCGTGCTGCTGATGGCGATCGAGTTGATGCTGCTTGCGGTGAACATGAACTTCGTGGCGTTCTCGTACTACCTGGGCGACATGCACGGCCAGATCTTCGTGTTCTTCATCCTGACGGTGGCTGCGGCCGAGTCGGCAATCGGTCTCGCGCTGCTGGTCTTGTTGTTCCGCAACAAATCCAACATCAACGTAGACGAACTCAACTCGCTCAAGGGTTGA
- a CDS encoding NADH-quinone oxidoreductase subunit J: MDVKTGLFYLFAAVLLFAAFRVITARNPVYAALYLVLAFFQASAIWLLLRAEFLAISLVLVYVGAVMVLFLFVVMMLDINVDGLRQGFWKHFPLAAGVGALIALEMAAVLMGGFRLAEPPRAGAAVAANSSNTLELGKLLYSEYLYPLEIAAVILLVAIVAAIALTLRTRKDSKYVNPSDQVRVKARDRVRIVQMQVTRAAEPVVEAPVDAGAAAAAKENKA; encoded by the coding sequence ATGGACGTCAAGACCGGTCTGTTCTATCTGTTTGCCGCGGTGCTGCTGTTCGCGGCCTTCCGCGTCATCACCGCCCGCAATCCCGTGTACGCGGCGCTGTACCTTGTGCTCGCCTTCTTCCAGGCGTCCGCCATCTGGCTGCTGCTGCGCGCCGAGTTCCTGGCGATCTCGCTCGTGCTCGTCTACGTGGGCGCGGTGATGGTGCTGTTCCTCTTCGTGGTGATGATGCTGGACATCAACGTCGACGGGCTGCGGCAGGGCTTCTGGAAGCACTTTCCGCTGGCCGCCGGCGTGGGCGCACTCATTGCGCTTGAGATGGCTGCCGTGCTGATGGGCGGCTTCCGCCTGGCGGAGCCGCCGCGCGCCGGGGCTGCCGTTGCGGCCAACAGCTCCAACACGCTCGAGCTCGGCAAGCTGCTGTACTCCGAGTACCTGTACCCGCTCGAGATTGCAGCCGTCATCCTGCTCGTGGCCATTGTGGCCGCCATTGCCCTCACGCTGCGTACCCGCAAGGACAGCAAGTACGTCAACCCGTCGGACCAGGTGCGCGTGAAGGCGCGCGACCGCGTGCGCATCGTGCAGATGCAGGTCACGCGCGCCGCCGAGCCCGTGGTCGAAGCACCCGTAGATGCAGGCGCAGCAGCGGCGGCAAAGGAAAACAAGGCATGA
- the nuoI gene encoding NADH-quinone oxidoreductase subunit NuoI translates to MSAAHTATTSAPFSLKDFLGSFMLFELFKGLAITGKYAFARKITVQFPEEKTPLSPRFRGLHALRRYENGEERCIACKLCEAVCPALAITIESDVRDDGSRRTTRYDIDLTKCIFCGFCEESCPVDSIVETHIFEYHGEKRGDLYFTKDMLLAVGDRYEKEIAANKAADAKYR, encoded by the coding sequence ATGTCTGCTGCGCATACCGCAACAACGTCGGCTCCGTTCTCGCTCAAGGACTTCCTGGGCAGCTTCATGCTGTTCGAACTGTTCAAGGGCCTGGCCATCACCGGCAAGTACGCTTTCGCCCGCAAGATCACGGTGCAGTTCCCGGAAGAGAAGACGCCGCTGTCGCCGCGTTTTCGGGGCCTGCATGCGCTGCGCCGCTATGAAAACGGCGAAGAACGCTGCATTGCCTGCAAGCTCTGCGAGGCCGTGTGCCCCGCACTTGCCATCACCATCGAATCCGATGTGCGCGACGACGGCTCGCGCCGCACCACGCGCTACGACATCGACCTGACCAAGTGCATCTTCTGCGGCTTCTGCGAAGAAAGCTGCCCGGTCGATTCGATCGTCGAGACCCACATCTTCGAATACCACGGCGAAAAGCGCGGCGACCTGTACTTCACCAAGGACATGCTCCTGGCCGTGGGCGACCGCTACGAAAAAGAAATTGCAGCGAACAAGGCGGCTGACGCCAAGTACCGCTGA
- the nuoH gene encoding NADH-quinone oxidoreductase subunit NuoH: MIDAVHAFGQGLINAGWWTSAGWPVIWTLIKIIVVVLPLMGAVAYLTLWERKAIGFTQIRVGPNRIGPLGLLQPIADALKLMTKEIILPTVANKGLFLLGPIMTIMPALVAWAVIPFGPEMALANINAGLLFVMAITSLEVYGVIIAGWASNSKYAFLGALRASAQMVSYEIAMGFCFVVVLMVSGSLNMSEIVNVQGKGTFAEMGVGFLSWNWLPLLPIFVVYFISGLAETNRHPFDVVEGESEIVAGHMIEYSGMSFAMFFLAEYANMWLVSILCVVLFLGGWLPPFEFLSFIPGWIWLGAKTFCVVTMFLWVRSTFPRFRYDQIMRLGWKIFIPVTLVWLVVVGAWMQTPFNIWK, encoded by the coding sequence ATGATCGACGCAGTGCATGCTTTCGGCCAGGGGCTGATCAACGCCGGCTGGTGGACCTCGGCGGGTTGGCCCGTGATCTGGACATTGATCAAGATCATCGTGGTCGTGCTTCCGCTGATGGGCGCCGTGGCCTACCTCACGCTGTGGGAACGCAAGGCCATCGGCTTCACGCAGATCCGCGTGGGCCCGAACCGGATCGGACCGCTGGGCCTGCTGCAGCCCATTGCCGACGCGCTCAAGCTGATGACCAAGGAAATCATTCTTCCGACGGTCGCCAACAAGGGCCTGTTCCTGCTGGGCCCGATCATGACCATCATGCCGGCGCTCGTCGCATGGGCCGTGATTCCGTTCGGCCCCGAAATGGCGCTGGCCAACATCAATGCCGGCCTGCTGTTCGTGATGGCCATCACCTCGCTCGAGGTCTACGGCGTGATCATCGCGGGCTGGGCATCGAACTCGAAGTACGCGTTCCTTGGCGCGCTGCGCGCCTCGGCGCAAATGGTGAGCTACGAAATCGCGATGGGCTTCTGCTTCGTCGTGGTGCTGATGGTTTCGGGCAGCCTGAACATGAGCGAAATCGTGAATGTCCAGGGCAAGGGTACCTTTGCCGAAATGGGGGTTGGGTTCCTGTCGTGGAACTGGCTGCCGCTGTTGCCGATCTTCGTCGTCTACTTCATCTCGGGCCTGGCTGAAACCAACCGCCACCCCTTCGACGTGGTCGAAGGCGAGTCCGAAATCGTTGCGGGCCACATGATCGAGTACTCGGGCATGAGCTTTGCCATGTTCTTCCTGGCCGAGTACGCCAACATGTGGCTGGTCTCGATCCTGTGCGTGGTGCTGTTCCTCGGTGGATGGCTGCCGCCGTTCGAGTTCCTGAGCTTCATTCCCGGCTGGATCTGGCTCGGCGCCAAGACCTTTTGCGTGGTCACCATGTTCCTGTGGGTTCGCTCGACGTTCCCGCGCTTCCGCTATGACCAGATCATGCGTCTGGGCTGGAAGATCTTCATTCCGGTCACGCTCGTGTGGCTGGTCGTGGTCGGCGCCTGGATGCAGACCCCGTTCAATATCTGGAAATAA
- the nuoG gene encoding NADH-quinone oxidoreductase subunit NuoG — protein sequence MVEIELDGKKVEVTEGSMVMHAADKAGTYIPHFCYHKKLSIAANCRMCLVDVEKAPKPMPACATPVTQGMIVRTKSEKAIKAQQSVMEFLLINHPLDCPICDQGGECQLQDLAVGYGGSSSRYEEEKRVVFHKDVGPLISMEEMSRCIHCTRCVRFGQEVAGVMELGMTQRGEHSEIETFLGDSVDSELSGNMIDICPVGALTSKPFRYSARTWELSRRKSVSPHDSTGANLIVQVKNNRVMRVVPLENEDVNECWIADRDRFSYEGLNGPERLTQPMLKQGGQWQQVDWQTALEYVANGLKQIKADHGAQSIGTLVSPHSTLEELQLAAMLTRELGSDNIDYRLRNAEFTAFEGVRWLGTSIASLTQLQRAFVIGSNLRKDHPLFAQRIRQAVRKGAALSVLTSSNLMADREAWAMSVAQASIVDAGQWVEVLAGIAAAVGQSTGQAAPLAPANAPDAAAQAIAASLLSGERKAILLGNAAAHHAQASSLLALANWIGAQTGATVGYLTEAANTVGAQLVGAFPKNGGLDAGRMLAAGSGLKAVMLLNTEPVFDSAAGAAAADVIGNAQMVVTLSPFKANLEFSDVLLPIAPFTETPGTFVNAEGRVQSFHAVVKPQGETRPAWKVLRVLANLLGLPGFAFESTAEVLRTIGDNGAVPADALGNATAAKAVAASGAVSAPVVASIYQLDSIVRRAPSLQLTADARNAMTAAPVRAEEALA from the coding sequence ATGGTTGAAATCGAACTCGACGGCAAGAAGGTCGAAGTGACCGAAGGCAGCATGGTGATGCATGCGGCCGACAAGGCGGGCACGTACATCCCGCACTTCTGCTATCACAAGAAGCTCAGCATTGCGGCCAACTGCCGCATGTGCCTGGTCGACGTGGAGAAGGCGCCCAAGCCGATGCCGGCCTGCGCCACGCCCGTCACGCAAGGCATGATCGTTCGCACCAAGAGCGAAAAGGCCATCAAGGCGCAGCAGTCGGTCATGGAGTTCCTCCTGATCAACCACCCGCTCGATTGCCCCATCTGCGACCAGGGCGGCGAATGCCAGCTGCAAGACCTGGCCGTGGGCTACGGCGGTTCTTCTTCGCGCTACGAAGAAGAAAAGCGCGTCGTGTTCCACAAGGACGTCGGCCCGCTGATCAGCATGGAAGAGATGAGCCGCTGCATCCATTGCACGCGCTGCGTCCGCTTCGGCCAGGAAGTGGCCGGCGTGATGGAGCTCGGCATGACCCAGCGCGGCGAGCATTCCGAAATCGAAACCTTCCTCGGCGACTCGGTCGACTCCGAACTCTCGGGCAACATGATCGACATCTGCCCGGTCGGCGCGCTCACGAGCAAGCCCTTCCGCTACAGCGCCCGCACCTGGGAGCTGTCGCGCCGCAAGTCGGTGAGCCCGCACGACTCCACCGGTGCCAACCTGATCGTCCAGGTCAAGAACAACCGCGTGATGCGCGTGGTGCCGCTCGAGAACGAAGACGTCAACGAATGCTGGATTGCCGACCGCGACCGCTTTTCGTACGAAGGGCTCAACGGCCCCGAACGCCTCACGCAGCCCATGCTCAAGCAGGGCGGCCAATGGCAGCAGGTCGACTGGCAGACCGCGCTCGAATACGTGGCCAACGGCCTGAAGCAAATCAAGGCAGACCACGGCGCGCAGAGCATCGGCACGCTGGTCAGCCCGCACAGCACGCTCGAAGAGCTGCAGCTTGCCGCCATGCTCACGCGTGAGCTCGGCAGCGACAACATCGACTATCGCCTCCGCAATGCCGAATTCACGGCGTTCGAAGGCGTGCGCTGGCTCGGCACCTCGATTGCATCGCTTACGCAGCTGCAGCGCGCATTCGTGATCGGCTCGAACCTGCGCAAGGACCATCCGCTGTTCGCGCAGCGCATCCGCCAGGCCGTGCGCAAGGGCGCCGCGCTGTCGGTGCTGACCTCGTCCAACCTGATGGCCGACCGCGAAGCGTGGGCCATGAGCGTCGCGCAAGCGTCGATCGTCGACGCCGGCCAGTGGGTCGAAGTGCTCGCCGGCATTGCCGCCGCCGTGGGCCAGAGCACCGGCCAGGCCGCGCCGCTCGCACCGGCAAACGCACCCGACGCCGCGGCGCAAGCCATTGCGGCTTCGCTGCTGAGCGGTGAGCGCAAGGCCATCCTGCTCGGCAACGCCGCCGCCCACCACGCGCAAGCCAGCAGCCTGCTGGCGCTTGCAAACTGGATCGGCGCGCAGACCGGCGCCACCGTCGGCTACCTGACCGAAGCCGCCAACACCGTGGGCGCGCAACTCGTCGGCGCATTCCCCAAGAACGGCGGCCTCGATGCCGGCCGCATGCTTGCAGCCGGTTCTGGCCTCAAGGCCGTGATGCTGCTCAACACCGAACCGGTGTTCGACTCCGCCGCGGGTGCTGCAGCCGCCGATGTCATCGGCAATGCGCAGATGGTCGTCACCTTGAGTCCCTTCAAGGCCAACCTCGAGTTCAGCGACGTTCTGCTGCCCATCGCGCCGTTTACCGAAACGCCCGGTACCTTCGTCAATGCCGAAGGCCGTGTGCAAAGCTTCCATGCCGTCGTCAAGCCGCAAGGCGAAACGCGCCCGGCCTGGAAGGTGCTGCGCGTGCTGGCCAACCTGCTCGGCCTGCCCGGCTTTGCGTTCGAATCGACCGCTGAAGTGCTGCGCACCATCGGCGACAACGGCGCCGTGCCCGCGGATGCGCTCGGCAACGCCACCGCCGCCAAGGCAGTGGCTGCCAGCGGCGCGGTTTCCGCACCCGTGGTGGCGAGCATCTATCAGCTCGACTCCATCGTGCGCCGCGCACCGTCGCTGCAACTCACCGCCGACGCGCGCAACGCAATGACGGCCGCACCGGTCCGTGCCGAGGAGGCATTGGCATGA
- the nuoF gene encoding NADH-quinone oxidoreductase subunit NuoF — protein MSPEQVLQQFQATGVQTCFHDRHIEPQIYAGLDGTNWRLADYEARGGYQALRKILTEGLTPDQVIAEVKASGLRGRGGAGFPTGLKWSFMPRQFPGQKYLVCNSDEGEPGTCKDRDILQFNPHIVIEGMAIAAYAMGISVGYNYIHGEIFQSYDRFEEALEEARAAGYLGDGIMGSTYNFQLHAAHGFGAYICGEETALLESLEGKKGQPRFKPPFPASFGLYGKPTTINNTETFAAVPWIIRNGGQAYLECGKPNNGGTKIYSVSGDVELPGNYEVPMGTPFSKLLELAGGVRKGRTLKAVIPGGSSSPVLPASIMMECTMDYDSIAKAGSMLGSGAVIVMDDSRSMVESLRRLSYFYMHESCGQCTPCREGTGWLYRVVDRIHNGQGRASDMDLLNSVADNIQGRTICALGDAAAMPVRAMIKHYRHEFEALIPGYVPKAPVKA, from the coding sequence ATGTCGCCCGAACAAGTGCTCCAGCAGTTCCAGGCCACGGGCGTCCAGACCTGCTTCCATGACCGCCACATCGAGCCGCAGATCTATGCAGGCCTCGACGGCACCAACTGGCGCCTGGCCGACTACGAAGCGCGCGGCGGCTACCAGGCGCTGCGCAAGATCCTCACCGAAGGCCTCACGCCCGACCAGGTGATTGCCGAAGTGAAGGCCTCGGGCCTGCGCGGCCGCGGCGGTGCGGGTTTTCCCACCGGCCTCAAGTGGAGCTTCATGCCCCGCCAGTTCCCGGGCCAGAAGTACCTCGTCTGCAACTCGGACGAAGGCGAGCCGGGCACGTGCAAGGACCGCGACATCCTTCAGTTCAACCCGCACATCGTGATCGAAGGCATGGCCATTGCCGCGTATGCAATGGGCATCAGCGTGGGCTACAACTACATCCACGGCGAGATCTTCCAGAGCTACGACCGCTTCGAGGAAGCCCTCGAGGAAGCGCGCGCCGCCGGCTACCTTGGCGACGGCATCATGGGCAGCACGTACAACTTCCAGTTGCACGCGGCCCACGGCTTCGGCGCCTACATCTGCGGCGAAGAAACCGCGCTGCTCGAATCGCTCGAAGGCAAGAAGGGCCAACCGCGCTTCAAGCCGCCGTTCCCGGCCAGCTTTGGCCTCTACGGCAAGCCGACCACCATCAACAACACCGAGACCTTCGCGGCGGTGCCCTGGATCATCCGCAACGGCGGCCAGGCCTACCTGGAGTGCGGCAAGCCGAACAACGGCGGCACCAAGATCTATTCGGTGAGCGGCGACGTCGAGCTGCCCGGCAACTACGAAGTGCCCATGGGCACGCCGTTCTCCAAGCTGCTTGAACTGGCCGGCGGCGTTCGCAAGGGCCGCACGCTCAAGGCCGTGATTCCCGGTGGATCGTCGTCGCCCGTGCTGCCTGCATCGATCATGATGGAATGCACGATGGACTACGACTCCATCGCCAAGGCCGGCTCCATGCTGGGCTCGGGCGCGGTCATCGTCATGGACGACAGCCGCTCCATGGTCGAGTCGCTGCGGCGCCTCTCGTATTTCTACATGCACGAATCCTGCGGCCAGTGCACGCCTTGCCGCGAAGGCACGGGCTGGCTGTACCGCGTGGTGGACCGCATCCACAACGGGCAGGGCAGGGCGTCCGACATGGACCTGCTCAACTCCGTGGCAGACAACATCCAGGGCCGCACGATTTGCGCCCTCGGCGACGCGGCGGCCATGCCAGTGCGCGCCATGATCAAGCACTACCGTCACGAGTTCGAGGCCCTGATTCCGGGTTACGTCCCGAAAGCGCCCGTCAAGGCCTGA
- the nuoE gene encoding NADH-quinone oxidoreductase subunit NuoE — MTTSSTHHDTAPTAPSAPLRPAILERFAREVAKYPEAGKQSAVMACLAIVQQDEGYVSMQREREIAEYLGMAPIAVHEVTTFYNMYNQHPVGKFKLNVCTNLPCQLRDGVTALVHLEKKLGIKMGETTADGLFTLQQSECLGACADSPVMLVNDRTMCSFMSNEKLDQLIDGLRSSTGTTKGEAA, encoded by the coding sequence ATGACGACTTCCTCGACCCACCATGACACGGCGCCTACGGCGCCTTCTGCTCCTCTGAGGCCCGCGATTCTCGAGCGCTTTGCGCGCGAGGTTGCCAAGTACCCTGAAGCAGGCAAGCAATCGGCCGTGATGGCCTGCCTGGCCATCGTGCAGCAGGACGAAGGCTATGTGAGCATGCAGCGCGAGCGCGAGATCGCCGAATACCTCGGCATGGCGCCCATCGCCGTGCACGAGGTCACGACCTTCTACAACATGTACAACCAGCACCCGGTGGGCAAGTTCAAGCTCAACGTGTGCACCAACCTGCCATGCCAGCTGCGTGACGGCGTTACGGCGCTCGTTCACCTCGAGAAAAAGCTCGGCATCAAGATGGGCGAAACCACGGCCGACGGCCTGTTCACGCTGCAGCAGAGCGAATGCCTGGGCGCCTGCGCCGATTCGCCCGTGATGCTGGTCAACGACCGCACCATGTGCAGCTTCATGAGCAACGAGAAGCTCGACCAGCTCATCGACGGGCTGCGCTCGTCCACTGGAACCACCAAGGGGGAGGCCGCATGA
- a CDS encoding NADH-quinone oxidoreductase subunit D → MAEIKNYTLNFGPQHPAAHGVLRLVLELDGEVIQRADPHIGLLHRATEKLAESRTFIQSLPYMDRLDYVSMMSNEHAYCLAIERMMGLEVPIRAQYIRVMFAEITRLLNHLLWLGAHGLDCGAMNMLIYCFREREDLFDMYEAVSGARMHAAYFRPGGVYRDLPDAMPQYKVSKIKNAKAIEKLNENRQGSLLDFIDDFCKRFPKMVDEYETLLTDNRIWKQRTVGIGVVTPERALNLGFTGPMLRGSGVEWDLRKKQPYDVYDQMQFDVPVGKTGDCYDRYLVRVEEMRQANKIIQQCSAWLRANPGPVITDNHKVAAPARESMKANMEELIHHFKLFTEGFHVPEGEAYAAVEHPKGEFGIYLVSDGANKPYRLKIRAPGFPHLAALDEMSRGHMIADAVAVIGTMDIVFGEIDR, encoded by the coding sequence ATGGCCGAAATCAAGAACTACACACTCAACTTCGGTCCCCAGCACCCTGCAGCGCACGGCGTGCTGCGCCTGGTGCTCGAGCTCGACGGCGAAGTGATCCAGCGCGCCGATCCGCACATCGGCCTGTTGCACCGTGCGACCGAAAAGCTCGCCGAATCGCGCACCTTCATCCAGTCGCTGCCCTACATGGACCGCCTCGACTACGTGTCGATGATGTCCAACGAGCATGCCTACTGCCTGGCCATCGAGCGGATGATGGGCCTCGAAGTGCCGATTCGCGCGCAGTACATCCGCGTGATGTTCGCCGAGATCACCCGCCTGCTGAACCACCTCTTGTGGCTCGGTGCGCACGGTCTCGACTGCGGCGCGATGAACATGCTCATCTATTGCTTCCGCGAGCGTGAAGACCTGTTCGACATGTACGAAGCCGTGTCGGGCGCGCGCATGCATGCGGCGTACTTCCGTCCGGGCGGCGTGTACCGCGACCTGCCGGACGCAATGCCGCAGTACAAGGTCAGCAAGATCAAGAATGCGAAGGCCATCGAGAAGCTCAACGAGAACCGCCAGGGCTCGCTGCTGGACTTCATCGACGACTTCTGCAAGCGCTTCCCGAAGATGGTCGACGAGTACGAAACGCTGCTCACCGACAACCGCATCTGGAAGCAGCGCACCGTGGGCATCGGCGTGGTCACGCCTGAGCGCGCGCTGAACCTCGGCTTCACCGGCCCCATGCTGCGTGGCTCGGGCGTGGAGTGGGACCTGCGCAAGAAGCAGCCCTACGACGTCTACGACCAGATGCAGTTCGACGTGCCGGTCGGCAAGACGGGTGACTGCTACGACCGTTACCTGGTGCGCGTGGAAGAAATGCGCCAAGCCAACAAGATCATCCAGCAGTGCTCGGCATGGCTGCGCGCCAACCCCGGCCCGGTCATCACCGACAACCACAAGGTCGCCGCGCCCGCGCGCGAATCGATGAAGGCGAACATGGAGGAGCTGATCCACCATTTCAAGCTCTTCACCGAAGGCTTCCACGTGCCCGAAGGCGAAGCGTATGCCGCCGTCGAGCACCCGAAGGGCGAGTTCGGCATCTACCTGGTAAGCGACGGCGCCAACAAGCCGTACCGCCTGAAGATCCGTGCGCCCGGTTTCCCGCACCTCGCCGCCCTCGACGAAATGTCGCGCGGCCACATGATCGCCGACGCTGTCGCGGTGATCGGCACGATGGACATCGTGTTCGGCGAAATCGACAGGTGA
- a CDS encoding NADH-quinone oxidoreductase subunit C, giving the protein MTDFAISPEVLRATIAETLGAKAKSVTIALGEVTVVVGAADYIEAATLLRDAPGCRFEQLIDLCGMDYSDYREGEWQGERYCVVTHLLSVSLNQRVRLKVFAPNEDLPVVDSLQPVWNAATWFEREAFDLYGIVFEGHDDLRRILTDYGFIGHPFRKDFPVSGHVEMRYDEEQKRVIYQPVSIEPREITPRVIREDNYGSGLH; this is encoded by the coding sequence ATGACCGACTTTGCAATATCGCCGGAGGTGCTGCGCGCCACCATCGCCGAGACCCTCGGCGCCAAGGCCAAGAGCGTGACGATCGCGCTGGGCGAGGTGACGGTGGTTGTCGGCGCTGCCGACTACATCGAAGCCGCCACGCTGCTGCGCGATGCGCCCGGCTGCCGCTTCGAGCAGCTGATCGACCTTTGCGGCATGGACTATTCCGACTACCGCGAAGGCGAGTGGCAGGGCGAGCGCTATTGCGTCGTCACGCACCTGCTTTCGGTGAGCCTCAACCAGCGCGTACGCCTCAAGGTGTTTGCGCCGAACGAAGACCTGCCCGTGGTCGATTCGCTCCAGCCTGTGTGGAATGCCGCCACGTGGTTCGAGCGCGAAGCCTTCGATCTCTATGGCATCGTTTTCGAGGGGCATGACGACCTGCGCCGCATCCTTACCGACTACGGCTTCATCGGCCATCCGTTCCGCAAGGACTTCCCGGTGTCGGGGCACGTCGAAATGCGCTACGACGAAGAGCAGAAGCGCGTCATCTACCAGCCGGTCTCCATCGAGCCGCGGGAAATCACGCCGCGCGTGATTCGCGAAGACAACTACGGCAGCGGTTTGCACTGA
- a CDS encoding NuoB/complex I 20 kDa subunit family protein, with amino-acid sequence MAIEGVMKEGFVTTTYDSVVNWAKTGSLWPMTFGLACCAVEMMHAGAARYDIDRFGMLFRPSPRQSDLMIVAGTLCNKMAPALRKVYDQMPEPRWVLSMGSCANGGGYYHYSYSVVRGCDRIVPVDVYVPGCPPTAEALLYGVIQLQQKIRRTNTIARA; translated from the coding sequence ATGGCCATTGAAGGCGTCATGAAGGAAGGCTTCGTCACCACCACCTACGACTCGGTGGTGAACTGGGCGAAGACCGGATCACTCTGGCCGATGACTTTCGGTCTGGCTTGCTGTGCCGTCGAAATGATGCACGCAGGCGCAGCCCGCTACGACATCGACCGTTTCGGCATGCTGTTTCGGCCCAGCCCCCGCCAGTCCGATCTGATGATCGTGGCCGGCACGCTGTGCAACAAGATGGCGCCCGCTCTGCGCAAGGTCTACGACCAGATGCCCGAGCCGCGCTGGGTTCTTTCCATGGGCTCCTGCGCCAACGGCGGTGGCTACTACCACTACAGCTATTCGGTGGTGCGCGGCTGCGACCGCATCGTGCCGGTCGACGTCTATGTGCCGGGTTGCCCGCCCACCGCCGAAGCCTTGCTCTACGGTGTGATCCAGCTGCAGCAGAAGATTCGCCGCACCAACACCATTGCCCGCGCCTGA
- a CDS encoding NADH-quinone oxidoreductase subunit A → MNLDSYLPVLLFILVGVGVGVAPQVIGYILGPNRPDAAKNAPYECGFEAFEDARMKFDVRYYLVAILFILFDLEIAFLFPWAIALKEIGAVGFWAMMIFLAILVVGFAYEWKKGALDWE, encoded by the coding sequence ATGAACCTCGATTCCTATCTCCCCGTCCTTTTGTTTATTTTGGTCGGTGTCGGTGTAGGCGTCGCACCGCAAGTCATCGGCTACATCCTGGGTCCCAATCGGCCCGACGCAGCGAAGAACGCTCCCTACGAGTGTGGCTTCGAGGCCTTCGAGGATGCGCGCATGAAATTCGACGTGCGCTATTACCTCGTCGCCATTCTCTTCATCCTGTTCGATCTCGAGATTGCCTTTCTCTTTCCGTGGGCCATTGCGCTCAAGGAAATCGGCGCCGTCGGCTTCTGGGCCATGATGATCTTTCTCGCCATCCTCGTCGTGGGCTTTGCCTACGAGTGGAAAAAAGGCGCGCTCGACTGGGAATGA
- the secG gene encoding preprotein translocase subunit SecG codes for MNVVLNLLVGVQMLSALAMIGLILIQHGKGADMGAAFGSGSAGSLFGASGSANFLSRTTAVLAAVFFACTLLLAYFSHARPVGGGSLLERAAVGAPAAPASGAAGQIPGQIPAGTSGAVPANAPASAPAAPVSGPGQIPSK; via the coding sequence ATGAATGTGGTCCTCAATCTCTTGGTCGGCGTGCAGATGCTGTCGGCCCTTGCAATGATCGGGCTGATCCTGATCCAGCACGGCAAGGGCGCCGACATGGGTGCGGCCTTCGGCAGCGGCAGCGCAGGCAGCCTGTTCGGCGCCAGCGGCAGCGCGAATTTCCTTTCGCGCACCACGGCTGTCCTGGCAGCGGTATTCTTTGCATGCACGCTGCTGCTGGCCTATTTCAGCCACGCACGGCCTGTGGGCGGTGGCAGCCTGCTGGAGCGCGCTGCTGTGGGTGCGCCTGCTGCGCCCGCTTCCGGTGCAGCAGGGCAAATCCCCGGCCAGATTCCCGCAGGTACGTCGGGTGCGGTGCCGGCCAATGCGCCTGCTTCGGCTCCTGCGGCACCTGTTTCGGGCCCGGGCCAGATCCCGAGCAAATAA